DNA sequence from the Schistocerca americana isolate TAMUIC-IGC-003095 chromosome 2, iqSchAmer2.1, whole genome shotgun sequence genome:
GTCACTGCACAAGCTAATGGTATCCACTATCCTATTGCAAAATCATTTACATTAAAACAGTGCTTTAAACTCTTGTGCCGACAAGATATAAACATTCTTGTTATGTTTGTAATCAGCCAATGAATGAAAAGAAGTTTTCCTTATTGATTTAAATGTGAAGGTGTGACACCAATGTAAAACAGTTGTCTCTGATTACAGAAAAGTTCACTCCTTCCAGTTCTCAACTTTTTTGATAAAGTGATACACTTATCAAAGAAGAATACAGACCCATTTTTCTTACCCTACTTGGCTGCCTGCTACTCAGTTATGCTTTCATGGAATTTTCTCTGGAGAGCAATCTGTAAATAAAGCCCTGTCAGGACATTACTCATAACATGGTAGCATAAAGTAGCAAATTGACTAATTATCCCacatggaaaaaaagaaaggaaaaaaaaaacgaaattcagACTGGGAGAACTTAGTATGTGAACCGCTACACTGTTTGACCAAGGGCCACTTCTTTTTCAGATCTGTACACATTGCATTCCAGTGATTTTAAAGATGTACTTAGGAACTGTAATGCCCTCCTATGATATGAGGACCCAAATTCATCTAcaaaagtcgtatcccaaatgatacAGGTTTACAAGTTGATGAAGGGAGCATTTTAAGTTTTATTGTCAGAGAGACTCATACAgttaaagaagtgaaaataacctGATAATGTCAGGAATAGGGATTAATGGTCATAGAGCAAATGAAACATTGTGTATATAGTTCCGTAGTGGTCCTATTGGATAATAAGGAAGAGTTAGCAATTAGATAAATTAATTGAGATGTTCAGTTCTACatctgattttccattgtttgagtactGTACAAATTAGATGGTCACTTACGCTGCAGAGGGCTTTTCAAAAGTCTTATAGTTCTTACAgtaattttcaaatacatttacTCCATAATGCTATTTGTCACTAATTAAAAAATCAGTATAGTTTATAGTCATGTAGTACTAGTTAATTATTaatgactttttaaaaattattccaCACCGTGGAAGGTATAGTATCTATTGAAGACAAAGAGTGAATGGACAGTATTGCCATGTTGTAAAATCCATTACTGCTAAGTTTTAGAGCCAGTATGTTTTCCTTCCTGAAATTTTTTGTACATCATCATTTAATGTCATTTATGACAGATATCATTGTCATTTTCAAGAAGACAAAAGTTTTGATGGCAAGCCACCTACTTTGTGCATAGGTTAAATGTACATAAAGGTAGTAACTGTAGACAGACTGCAGAATAATTTGTATTTTGCTGCTAAGTAATTTTTATGTGTCATCTGTAGCTAATCTGCCTTGATATCTACTTAAGAAAACTTCTCTATTTGTAGTTATGAATAGATTGTAGCGTGTTAGTAAAACATATTTCTCAAGCTTCAACTTAATGCCCtcttttaaaaaatgattttcCTTATACTGTGACTCTCTTTCAGACTCATCTCTGTGATAATGATGGATGCAGGAATTCAGAGTCATCCCAATTTTGAGATGTTGGCCCAGATAGGTAATGGTGCATACGGCACTGTTTACCGTGCACGTTCAGCGAGTGGCCAAATTGTGGCTGTAAAGAAAGTCCGTGTGAACCTTTCTGCTGATGGTATACCTTTGTCTACACTTCgggaagttgttcttttgaaggaATTGGCTCAGTATGAACATCCGAATATAGTGAAACTACTGGATGTCTGCACGGGTCATAGAACAGAAACCGATCTGTATCTGTTTTTAGTGTTTGAACATTTGGAGCAGGATTTGTCTAATTACATTGAAAAGTGTCCCCGGTCTGGCATGGGAGCAAGCTTGGTGAGAGACATTATGTTCCAGACTCTGAGTGGTGTTGATTTTCTCCATAGTAAGCGTGTAATTCATCGAGATCTGAAACCTCAGAACATCCTGATTTCTTCTTCAGGAACAGTGAAGTTAGCAGACTTTGGGCTGGCTAAGACTTACGACTTTGAAATGCTACTTACTTCTGTTGTTGTAACCATATGGTATCGTGCTCCAGAGGTTCTTCTCAACTCAACATATGCTACACCAGTTGATATCTGGTCATGTGGTTGTATTATGGCTGAATTGTTTCTTCTGCGTCCTATATTTTGTGGAACATCAGAAGTTGATCAACTGGACAAGATATTCAGCATCTTAGGAACACCTCCTGAAACAAGTTGGCCAGAGCAGACACCATTACCTTGGTCTGTTTTCAAAAACTACACAGCTGCTGACCTGGAAGGGATGATGCCTGATTGCTCCCCAGATGGTCTGAATCTTTTGCAGAATTTGTTGATGTTTGACCCTTGTCAGAGAATCAGTGCTGCAAAAGCCTTAGCTCATCCTTATTTCAAGGAGCATGGATACATTGCACGCTAGTGGAACTGTATTTACTTGAATTCTCAGAAGAAAGAGGAATGTGCACAAGTACTTTGAGTTGATAAAAGACTGCAATAAAATAAACAGTTTTGCTCACTCTATCACACTCCATTCCTGAAAAACTCAATATTGTGTATGTATATGAAACAGATGTTAGAACATGTTCATATTCTGAAAACACATATGATAAGTTTTAGATATGGGCATATTTTCAGTCCATAAATGTTGAAGAGTGATGGAAATTATACATGATAGTTAAAAGGCATTGTAATGaggtttttattaaattttcattcaCTTAAAAAGTGCCACTGCTCATAACTTTTGtaatattaaaagaaaatgcaGGTTATAAAGTCAAGAATAAGTAAGGAATTGTCTCAAGTCAGTTAATGGTCCAATTACATACATTTTGTAATAATCGTCAGAATGTGTAGAATTAGAAACCAGTATGTATTCCTGTGGACTGTACCATCTCAGTAGTATTGGCATTTGTATTTTGAGCTTTAATGGTGAGTTCAAGAATGTTGCAGCTTTCGACTTTAATGTTGAATTTGAGAGATGTTTGCATGTTATGTGAGTTTTTTGAATTAGTTTAAGTACTGAGTTACAGCCACCATTTTGTATCTCAATTTTTGTGCAAGGTAATGTTTGCTGTGTGCCTTGCAACAGAGTGacgaaattttcattttctttgaaaTGCTAAAGAAAATGGAATGTGTGTTTTAAATTCATTGGAGCTTTTACATCAAGAATATATATTTGTTGTGGCGTTACAGAGTATCCCATGGATATTTTGAAGTTGTACACAGTAATTATATTATTGGTACTCAACAAATGGGCATTCTCACATCCATGTTATTAGTACAGAAGCCCCACCCCTCCCCAACCCCATGAAAAATGAGTGATCGTagggcaatgaaactttgtggaaacatttgtaagggctTGTGGAAGGAAAATAATGAATAAACCTCTGGAAGAAACACATACTAATTTCCAGATGAGAGgcttcaaatctggtgatcttgttGGTTACACAGTTTGGAACAATTAGCCAATGGTTCTGTTTTCTTTAAATGTATTACAGACTAAGACAGTGACCTCACAAGCAGTGTGAGTTGGAGTTCTATAGTACATTGAAACATGTGAGGCCAAAGCACCTACCTCCCATAAAGAGGTACCACTTGCTGATAAGCATATCACAGTACATGTGCTGTTCAGACTGCATGTCTTTGGTCCTTTGGGAGTTACTCGAAGAAAAATGGAGCAATCATGAACTGTACAgtgaagccacacca
Encoded proteins:
- the LOC124592829 gene encoding cyclin-dependent kinase 6-like, with the protein product MMDAGIQSHPNFEMLAQIGNGAYGTVYRARSASGQIVAVKKVRVNLSADGIPLSTLREVVLLKELAQYEHPNIVKLLDVCTGHRTETDLYLFLVFEHLEQDLSNYIEKCPRSGMGASLVRDIMFQTLSGVDFLHSKRVIHRDLKPQNILISSSGTVKLADFGLAKTYDFEMLLTSVVVTIWYRAPEVLLNSTYATPVDIWSCGCIMAELFLLRPIFCGTSEVDQLDKIFSILGTPPETSWPEQTPLPWSVFKNYTAADLEGMMPDCSPDGLNLLQNLLMFDPCQRISAAKALAHPYFKEHGYIAR